A genome region from Microcella alkaliphila includes the following:
- a CDS encoding DeoR/GlpR family DNA-binding transcription regulator, with the protein MSRQAEIVDTLQDKGFQSVHDLASRFDVTASTIRRDLEQLETMDLIKRTHGGAVPVRQSETPHQFKEELHRAEKTAIGRAMAERILEGQTVLLDGGTTNLEVARNLDHQTLTVVTNDLRIAGEIARKQSIHLVFIGGELLPNSYTMWGPTSVQQLSNLRADVAVFGADTVWDDGLYNASSYEIELKRLMRSIAKEAFFVADSSKFGREALFKVFGMESFTAGITDDRLDPLRASHFPIPIIQATVKRKGAFR; encoded by the coding sequence GTGTCACGCCAAGCTGAGATCGTTGACACCCTGCAGGACAAGGGGTTTCAGTCCGTGCACGACCTCGCCAGCCGGTTCGATGTCACTGCGTCGACGATTCGGCGCGACCTAGAGCAGCTCGAGACAATGGACCTGATCAAGCGCACACACGGCGGCGCTGTTCCGGTCAGGCAATCCGAAACGCCCCATCAGTTCAAGGAAGAACTTCACCGCGCCGAGAAGACGGCAATCGGGCGAGCCATGGCTGAGCGGATTCTCGAGGGGCAAACGGTCCTTCTCGACGGAGGAACGACCAATCTCGAGGTCGCTCGGAACCTCGACCATCAAACGCTTACCGTTGTGACGAATGATCTCCGAATAGCGGGCGAGATTGCGCGGAAGCAGTCGATACATCTTGTGTTTATCGGGGGAGAACTGTTACCCAATTCGTACACGATGTGGGGGCCAACCTCCGTTCAGCAGCTGTCGAACCTGCGTGCGGATGTCGCTGTGTTCGGCGCCGACACCGTGTGGGATGACGGACTCTACAACGCCAGTAGCTATGAGATTGAGCTCAAGCGCCTCATGCGATCGATCGCGAAAGAGGCGTTTTTCGTAGCTGACAGCTCGAAATTTGGTCGCGAGGCACTCTTCAAGGTCTTCGGAATGGAGTCTTTCACCGCAGGCATCACAGACGATCGGCTTGACCCTCTTCGCGCCTCACACTTCCCAATCCCAATCATTCAGGCAACGGTGAAAAGAAAGGGTGCGTTCCGCTGA
- a CDS encoding LCP family protein → MSLTSPIRHPDTRQPELMARRGWWLVGLNVLLPGSAQLLAGNRRWGRFALGATLVLWGSMAAAAALYFLNRAAALTLITNVWVLWLLQLALLFFAGLWLVTTLNALVLVRLVKTPGRTRGGLLVFTALTLAVSVGGTSYAAYLTGVGRDTLGSVFAGGGFVEPIDGRYTVLLLGGDAGPDRLGLRPDSITLASVDADTGEVTMIGIPRNLYNAPFADDSPLWADWPNGYNCGDDCLISYLYPYAEERPDLYPQARLNGSTPGIEATRDAVEGVTGLQAQFVVLIDLNGFESIIDAMGGVVVDAEPMTLGINGGPVVGEIVAGEQRMNGYTALWYARNRYNLTDFDRMAHQRQIQEAMLQQFDPFTVFTRFEAIADASEETVITDIPRSMLGTLADLAAKSRELPITDIELVPPAVDNVNPDYAQIHWMVTNAIAPPTNPGE, encoded by the coding sequence GTGAGCCTCACCTCGCCGATTCGGCACCCGGACACGCGGCAGCCGGAGCTGATGGCTCGTCGCGGCTGGTGGCTGGTCGGGCTGAACGTGTTGCTGCCCGGCTCGGCGCAGCTGCTCGCGGGCAATCGCCGGTGGGGGCGCTTCGCGCTCGGCGCGACGCTCGTCCTCTGGGGGTCGATGGCGGCGGCCGCGGCGCTGTACTTCCTCAACCGTGCCGCCGCGCTGACCCTCATCACGAACGTGTGGGTGCTGTGGCTGCTGCAGCTCGCCCTGCTGTTTTTCGCCGGTCTGTGGCTGGTCACGACGCTGAACGCGCTCGTGTTGGTTCGTCTCGTGAAGACCCCGGGGCGCACGCGTGGCGGGCTGCTCGTGTTCACCGCACTCACGCTTGCGGTGAGCGTTGGGGGCACCAGCTACGCCGCCTACCTCACGGGCGTGGGGCGCGACACGCTCGGCTCGGTTTTCGCCGGCGGCGGCTTCGTGGAGCCCATCGACGGCCGCTACACGGTGCTGCTGCTCGGCGGCGACGCCGGACCCGACCGCCTCGGCTTGCGCCCCGACTCGATCACGCTCGCAAGCGTGGATGCCGACACGGGCGAGGTCACGATGATCGGTATTCCGCGCAATCTCTACAACGCGCCCTTCGCCGACGATTCGCCCCTCTGGGCCGACTGGCCGAACGGGTACAACTGCGGCGACGACTGTCTGATCAGCTACCTCTACCCCTACGCGGAGGAGCGCCCCGACCTGTATCCGCAGGCCCGACTGAACGGCTCGACGCCCGGCATCGAGGCGACGCGCGACGCTGTCGAGGGCGTCACGGGTCTCCAGGCGCAGTTCGTCGTGCTGATCGACCTGAACGGCTTCGAGTCGATCATCGACGCGATGGGCGGAGTCGTCGTCGACGCCGAGCCGATGACCCTCGGCATCAACGGTGGCCCGGTCGTCGGCGAGATCGTGGCGGGCGAGCAGCGCATGAACGGCTACACGGCGCTCTGGTACGCCCGCAACCGCTACAACCTCACCGACTTTGACCGCATGGCCCACCAGCGGCAGATTCAGGAGGCGATGCTGCAGCAGTTCGACCCGTTCACGGTGTTCACCCGGTTCGAGGCGATCGCCGACGCCAGCGAGGAGACGGTGATCACCGACATTCCTCGGTCGATGCTGGGCACGCTTGCCGACCTCGCGGCGAAGTCGCGCGAGTTGCCGATCACCGACATCGAGCTGGTGCCCCCCGCCGTTGACAACGTCAACCCGGACTACGCCCAGATTCACTGGATGGTCACGAACGCCATAGCTCCGCCCACAAATCCGGGCGAGTGA
- the purE gene encoding 5-(carboxyamino)imidazole ribonucleotide mutase produces the protein MGAVAAPLVSVVMGSDSDWSVMGDAVAALDEFGIACEVEVLSAHRTPDRMIAYGREAAGRGIRAIIAGAGGAAHLPGMIASVTTLPVIGVPVPLKYLDGMDSLLSIVQMPAGIPVATVSIGGARNAGILAARMVGATDADIAAKLDAFARSLEDMVATKNASLKATAAKRER, from the coding sequence CTGGGCGCCGTGGCTGCCCCTCTCGTCTCCGTCGTCATGGGTTCCGACTCCGACTGGTCGGTGATGGGCGACGCCGTTGCGGCCCTCGACGAGTTCGGCATTGCGTGCGAGGTGGAGGTGCTGAGCGCCCACCGCACCCCCGACCGCATGATTGCGTACGGACGCGAGGCTGCCGGTCGCGGCATCCGCGCGATCATCGCCGGCGCCGGAGGCGCGGCGCACCTGCCCGGCATGATCGCCTCGGTCACGACGCTCCCCGTCATCGGCGTGCCGGTGCCGCTGAAGTATCTCGACGGCATGGATTCGCTGCTCAGCATCGTGCAGATGCCCGCGGGCATCCCCGTCGCGACCGTCTCGATCGGCGGCGCACGCAATGCCGGAATCCTCGCCGCTCGCATGGTCGGCGCGACCGATGCCGACATCGCCGCCAAATTGGATGCGTTCGCTCGCTCTCTCGAAGACATGGTCGCCACCAAGAACGCGTCGTTGAAGGCGACGGCCGCGAAGCGCGAGCGGTGA
- a CDS encoding 5-(carboxyamino)imidazole ribonucleotide synthase, which yields MPIVGVIGGGQLARMMVPPAVALGIEIRVLAEQEASSARLAATQVGDYRDVDTVRAFAAGCDVITFDHEHVPQDVLRALVADGASVHPGPDALAAAQDKLHMRERLTALGVPVPSWARITTRDELAQFLADNGGRAVVKTPRGGYDGKGVRVVDSADAADDWLADGAVLAEQLVDFRRELAQLVARRPSGDLRAWPLVETVQRGGVCAEVLAPAPRASDAVERSAAEIAATVAHGLGVTGVLAVELFETMDGHVLVNELAMRPHNSGHFSIDAAVTSQFEQHLRAVLDWPLGDTELVAPHAVMINVFGGLTDDQIAQALGHQPSAKVHAYGKSPRPGRKAGHVTAMGDDLDDAAYRARAAAAHFDA from the coding sequence GTGCCTATCGTCGGAGTGATCGGTGGCGGGCAGCTGGCCCGCATGATGGTGCCGCCCGCCGTGGCGCTCGGCATCGAGATTCGCGTTCTGGCCGAGCAGGAGGCATCGTCGGCTCGACTCGCCGCCACTCAGGTGGGCGACTATCGCGACGTCGACACGGTGCGGGCCTTCGCCGCCGGCTGCGACGTCATCACGTTCGACCACGAGCACGTGCCGCAGGACGTGTTGCGCGCCCTCGTCGCCGACGGTGCGAGCGTGCATCCGGGGCCCGACGCGTTGGCCGCGGCGCAAGACAAGCTGCACATGCGCGAGCGACTCACCGCTCTCGGCGTTCCCGTGCCGTCGTGGGCGCGCATCACCACCCGCGACGAGCTAGCCCAGTTCTTGGCCGACAACGGCGGCCGCGCGGTCGTGAAAACCCCGCGCGGCGGATACGACGGCAAGGGGGTGCGGGTCGTCGACAGCGCCGACGCGGCCGACGACTGGCTCGCCGACGGCGCCGTCCTCGCCGAGCAGCTCGTCGACTTCCGCCGTGAGCTGGCGCAGCTCGTCGCGCGTCGGCCGTCGGGCGACCTGCGGGCGTGGCCCCTCGTCGAGACGGTGCAGAGGGGGGGAGTGTGCGCCGAGGTGCTCGCTCCCGCACCCCGCGCATCCGATGCCGTCGAGCGCAGTGCCGCCGAGATCGCGGCGACCGTCGCCCACGGGCTGGGCGTGACGGGCGTTCTCGCCGTCGAACTGTTCGAGACGATGGACGGCCATGTGCTGGTCAACGAGCTCGCCATGCGCCCGCACAACAGCGGTCACTTCTCGATCGACGCCGCGGTCACCAGTCAGTTCGAGCAGCACCTGCGCGCAGTACTTGACTGGCCGCTGGGCGACACCGAACTCGTCGCCCCGCACGCGGTCATGATCAACGTCTTTGGCGGGCTCACCGACGACCAGATAGCCCAAGCACTCGGGCACCAGCCGTCGGCGAAGGTGCACGCCTACGGCAAGTCACCGCGGCCGGGCCGCAAAGCCGGTCACGTGACGGCGATGGGTGACGACCTCGACGACGCCGCGTACCGCGCGCGCGCCGCAGCCGCCCACTTCGACGCGTGA
- a CDS encoding UDP-glucose dehydrogenase family protein translates to MRISVIGCGYLGAVHAACMAELGHDVIGVDVDQAKIDALSEGRAPFFEPGLPELLKTEHGRLRFTTDISEVSRARVHFVAVGTPQLEGSNAADMRFVDASIDALLPHIGPGHLVVGKSTVPVGTAARLAEKVEATGAELAWNPEFLREGFAVSDTLTPDRLVYGVRRGDDRASDVLDEVYRRPLSTGTPRIVTDYATAELVKVSANAFLATKISFINAMAEIAEVTGADVTTLADAIGHDVRIGRRFLNAGVGFGGGCLPKDLRAFQARAEELGVGHALAFLDDVDQVNLRRRRRVVELVAEELSSELSGAVVAVLGLAFKPDSDDVRDSPALDIASQLALRGVTVQATDPEAIPTAQARVPALDYRVNTKAAVDGADILILLTEWREFRELDPAEVATWTTARTIIDGRNCLDASEWRAHGWTYRGLGR, encoded by the coding sequence GTGCGAATCTCCGTCATTGGCTGCGGCTATCTCGGTGCCGTGCACGCCGCGTGCATGGCCGAACTCGGTCACGACGTCATCGGCGTCGATGTCGACCAGGCAAAGATCGACGCCCTCAGCGAAGGGCGCGCGCCGTTCTTCGAACCCGGCCTGCCGGAACTCTTAAAGACTGAGCACGGCCGCCTGCGCTTCACGACCGACATCTCTGAAGTCAGCCGCGCGCGCGTTCACTTCGTCGCCGTCGGCACCCCGCAGCTCGAGGGCAGCAACGCTGCCGACATGCGATTCGTCGACGCGTCGATCGACGCCCTCCTGCCGCACATTGGCCCCGGCCACCTCGTTGTCGGCAAGTCGACCGTGCCCGTGGGTACCGCGGCGCGCCTCGCCGAAAAGGTGGAGGCTACAGGTGCCGAGCTCGCCTGGAACCCCGAGTTCCTTCGCGAGGGTTTCGCCGTCAGCGACACCCTCACACCCGACCGCCTCGTGTACGGCGTGCGTCGCGGTGATGACCGTGCCTCCGACGTTCTCGATGAGGTTTACCGTCGTCCGCTGTCGACCGGAACGCCGCGCATCGTCACCGACTATGCGACGGCCGAGCTGGTGAAGGTCAGCGCGAACGCCTTTCTTGCGACGAAGATTTCGTTCATCAACGCGATGGCGGAGATCGCGGAGGTCACTGGAGCCGATGTCACCACTTTGGCGGATGCGATCGGTCACGACGTGCGAATCGGCCGCCGGTTCTTGAATGCGGGTGTGGGCTTTGGCGGTGGGTGTCTGCCCAAAGACCTTCGTGCGTTCCAGGCCCGCGCCGAGGAACTCGGCGTCGGTCACGCTCTCGCGTTCCTCGACGATGTCGACCAGGTCAACCTGCGACGCCGCCGACGGGTCGTGGAGCTGGTGGCCGAAGAGCTCAGCAGCGAGCTGAGCGGCGCCGTTGTCGCCGTTCTCGGCTTGGCTTTCAAACCTGATTCCGACGACGTGCGGGACTCACCCGCACTTGATATCGCATCCCAGTTGGCGCTACGAGGCGTCACGGTTCAAGCGACCGATCCCGAAGCGATCCCCACGGCGCAGGCCCGTGTTCCAGCTCTCGACTATCGCGTCAACACTAAGGCGGCGGTCGATGGCGCTGACATCTTGATCCTGCTTACGGAGTGGCGAGAGTTCCGCGAACTTGATCCCGCCGAGGTGGCAACCTGGACCACCGCGCGCACGATCATCGATGGTCGAAACTGCCTCGATGCTTCTGAGTGGCGGGCTCACGGCTGGACCTATCGGGGATTAGGTCGCTAG
- a CDS encoding PH domain-containing protein — translation MTGPVDATGTTRAPEQVIVRLRPHARRVFLPNLLLPIVVGAASWAAFTVEELWQVFAVLAAAVGFVLLFWAVPMVRWLNTRYTLTTRRLIIQRGLLARHRHEMLHSRGYDVAVRQAGLQLLFRSGDVLVNTGLDRPVMLRDVPSARLVQQALSDLMETSTSSVAAQRRRDAAEPPTGSFRRDRE, via the coding sequence ATGACGGGGCCGGTGGACGCGACAGGAACGACGCGCGCCCCCGAGCAGGTGATCGTGCGCCTGCGCCCGCACGCGCGCCGCGTTTTCCTGCCGAACCTCCTGCTGCCGATCGTCGTCGGCGCCGCCAGCTGGGCGGCGTTCACGGTCGAGGAGCTCTGGCAGGTGTTCGCCGTGCTCGCCGCGGCGGTCGGTTTCGTGCTGCTGTTCTGGGCGGTGCCCATGGTGCGCTGGCTCAACACCCGGTACACGCTGACCACCCGCCGGCTCATCATCCAGCGCGGACTCCTGGCGCGGCACCGGCACGAGATGCTGCACAGCCGCGGCTACGACGTGGCAGTGCGGCAGGCCGGACTGCAGTTGCTGTTCCGCAGTGGCGACGTGCTCGTCAACACGGGCCTCGACCGCCCCGTCATGCTGCGCGACGTGCCGAGCGCGCGGCTCGTGCAGCAGGCGCTGAGCGACCTGATGGAGACGTCGACGTCGTCGGTCGCGGCGCAACGGCGACGGGATGCGGCAGAACCGCCGACGGGCAGCTTCCGGCGCGACCGCGAGTAG
- a CDS encoding biotin--[acetyl-CoA-carboxylase] ligase: MTAPPLTRSRALAPHLEWVDEIPSTNSALVARAAELQDGHLLATDTQTVGRGRLGRSWSTRPGQALAVSVFVATGPGHPLPSETHLGWLPLVAGLAMTRAARALGVPGAGLKWPNDVLVGGRKLSGILAELTPHGVVVGSGLNLTQQADELPVATATSLALENAPDARSADIADRALAAWLAEWLPLVARWREARDPSVLKPDIEDVLHTRGRAVRVDRPGLAPLLGTAEGLDDAGLLLVRDRDSVLTAIAAGDVTHLRYE, from the coding sequence ATGACCGCGCCGCCCCTCACCCGCTCTCGCGCCCTCGCCCCGCACCTCGAGTGGGTCGACGAGATTCCGAGCACCAACTCGGCCCTCGTGGCGCGTGCGGCGGAACTCCAGGACGGGCATCTGTTGGCAACCGACACCCAGACGGTGGGGCGTGGCCGCCTCGGCCGCAGCTGGTCGACGCGGCCCGGCCAGGCGCTCGCCGTGAGCGTCTTCGTGGCGACGGGCCCCGGGCATCCCCTGCCGTCGGAAACCCACCTCGGCTGGCTGCCGCTCGTGGCGGGCCTCGCGATGACCCGCGCCGCCCGCGCGCTGGGCGTGCCGGGGGCGGGCCTGAAGTGGCCGAACGACGTGCTGGTGGGCGGGCGCAAGCTGAGCGGCATCCTCGCCGAGCTCACCCCGCACGGCGTCGTCGTCGGCAGCGGCCTCAATCTGACGCAGCAGGCCGACGAGCTGCCGGTCGCGACGGCGACGTCGCTGGCGCTCGAGAACGCTCCGGATGCTCGCAGCGCTGACATCGCCGACCGCGCGCTGGCGGCGTGGCTGGCCGAGTGGCTGCCGCTGGTCGCCCGCTGGCGCGAGGCGCGCGACCCGTCGGTGCTGAAGCCCGACATCGAGGACGTGCTGCACACCCGCGGCCGCGCCGTGAGGGTCGACCGTCCGGGCCTCGCGCCGCTGCTCGGCACGGCCGAGGGGCTCGACGACGCGGGCCTGCTGCTCGTGCGTGATCGAGACTCAGTTCTCACGGCGATTGCCGCCGGCGACGTGACCCACCTGCGGTATGAATGA
- a CDS encoding type II toxin-antitoxin system HipA family toxin, with protein MRRLAVELYGTRVGWLEGVDPRTADFRADPGAIETFGLASTMVSESLPLVPRPPARRAARRVNVFVELLPEGDNRAALAAMAGLRVDDSIGLLARFGRDVAGALQLWDVDDPTEPRHPSLEPVSETEIARILDDVRRAPLGNLRDLGKTSLAGVQQKIVLVRQGVRWFRPIGGYASTHIVKVAAPATPTMLADEWLGHELARRVGLATHSADLVDIAGVPALVVERFDRHAAAPDGRLHQEDMNQALGASGNEKYQRFGGIVTLDRIDQLIQRRLGPDARVALIRRVALTVAMGDLDAHAKNMGVMHFPDGGASLAPSYDTVPLAHQRNDGEVALAVAGEYRHAAITLDMIVEQFGGTDVVRAEVVQTVERVRDAVRVLGDDDRRHPAVVPDIVQFSENLLAGRPAGLSAARGR; from the coding sequence ATGAGACGGCTGGCAGTCGAGTTGTATGGAACCCGTGTCGGCTGGCTCGAGGGCGTGGACCCACGAACAGCAGACTTCCGCGCCGACCCTGGCGCGATCGAGACCTTTGGGCTCGCGAGCACGATGGTCTCTGAGTCGCTTCCCCTGGTTCCACGGCCTCCGGCCCGCCGGGCCGCCCGCAGGGTCAACGTGTTCGTCGAGTTGCTGCCCGAGGGTGACAACCGCGCGGCACTCGCCGCGATGGCTGGGCTTCGCGTGGACGACTCGATCGGCCTGTTGGCGCGGTTCGGTCGCGACGTCGCCGGTGCTCTTCAGCTGTGGGACGTCGACGACCCAACCGAGCCGCGCCACCCGTCGCTCGAGCCGGTCTCTGAGACAGAAATCGCGCGCATCCTCGACGATGTTCGACGGGCACCGCTCGGCAACCTCCGTGATCTCGGCAAAACATCGCTCGCGGGCGTGCAACAGAAAATCGTGCTGGTTCGGCAGGGCGTCCGGTGGTTTCGACCAATCGGCGGGTACGCATCGACGCACATCGTCAAGGTCGCCGCGCCGGCTACACCGACGATGCTCGCCGACGAGTGGCTCGGTCACGAGTTGGCGCGCAGGGTGGGCCTCGCGACGCACAGTGCAGATCTCGTCGACATCGCCGGGGTTCCGGCACTAGTGGTTGAACGATTCGATCGTCACGCGGCCGCGCCGGATGGTCGCCTTCACCAGGAAGACATGAATCAGGCACTCGGCGCCTCAGGGAACGAAAAGTATCAACGATTCGGCGGCATTGTCACTCTCGACCGCATCGACCAGCTGATTCAGCGCCGCTTGGGGCCCGACGCTCGGGTCGCGCTCATTCGCCGAGTTGCACTGACGGTAGCCATGGGTGACCTCGACGCGCACGCGAAGAACATGGGCGTAATGCATTTTCCCGACGGTGGTGCGTCGTTGGCGCCCAGTTACGACACTGTCCCCTTGGCCCACCAGCGCAACGATGGTGAGGTGGCCCTCGCGGTCGCCGGAGAGTATCGACACGCGGCGATCACCCTCGACATGATCGTCGAGCAGTTTGGGGGCACTGACGTGGTGCGCGCTGAGGTCGTTCAGACCGTCGAGCGTGTTCGTGACGCGGTGCGTGTACTTGGTGACGATGACCGGCGTCACCCTGCAGTGGTGCCCGATATCGTGCAGTTCAGCGAGAACTTGCTGGCGGGGCGCCCGGCCGGGCTGTCGGCGGCGCGAGGTCGTTAG
- a CDS encoding helix-turn-helix domain-containing protein, which yields MPIYRGRVPDATTLGAILQQARMARGLTQRQFADALGISQRYVWEIEAGKPTLYAERLFRALRMLDVTLSAEFAEPDPPLAGAADDETHA from the coding sequence ATGCCGATCTATCGGGGGCGCGTGCCCGACGCAACGACGCTGGGCGCGATCTTGCAGCAGGCACGGATGGCGCGTGGACTAACGCAGCGTCAGTTCGCGGACGCACTCGGCATCTCACAGCGCTATGTCTGGGAGATCGAGGCGGGCAAGCCGACTCTCTACGCTGAGCGGCTGTTTCGCGCACTGCGAATGCTCGACGTCACCCTGAGCGCCGAGTTCGCTGAACCCGACCCGCCGTTGGCGGGGGCGGCCGACGACGAGACACACGCATGA
- a CDS encoding acyl-CoA carboxylase subunit beta translates to MTDETPAPDLSTTAGKIADLKRRYHEAVTAAGEAAIEKQHAKGKLTARERIEQLLDHGSFVELDEFVRHRTHAFGMDAKRPYGDSVVTGTGTIHGRQVAVYSQDFTIFGGSLGEVAGEKIIKVMELAIKTGVPIIGILDSGGARIQEGVVALGKYGEIFRRNTAASGVIPQISIICGPAAGGAVYSPALTDFVIMVDKTSQMFVTGPDVIKTVTGEDVGMEELGGALTHNRTSGVSHYLAQDEHDAFDYARALLSYLPDNNLAELPQYESHAELEITDADRRLNTMVPDSPNQPYDVLDIIDHVVDEGSFLEVQPLFAPNIVIGFARVEGRSVGVIANQPNAMAGTLNIDAGEKAARFVRFCDAFSIPIVTLVDVPGYLPGTDQEWTGVIRRGAKLLYAYAEATVPLVTVITRKAYGGAYIVMGSKQLGADMNLAWPTAEIAVMGGQGAVNILYRNEIKAAEANGEDVAAVRTRLANEYTYNVASPFLAAERGEIDGIIEPAATRAAIIKALRALKGKRASLPPKKHGNIPL, encoded by the coding sequence GTGACCGACGAGACCCCCGCCCCCGACCTGTCGACCACGGCCGGCAAGATCGCCGACCTGAAGCGTCGTTACCACGAGGCCGTGACCGCCGCCGGTGAGGCCGCGATCGAGAAGCAGCACGCCAAGGGCAAGCTGACCGCCCGCGAGCGCATCGAGCAGCTGCTCGACCACGGCAGTTTCGTCGAGCTCGACGAGTTCGTGCGGCACCGCACGCACGCCTTCGGCATGGACGCCAAGCGCCCTTACGGGGACTCGGTCGTTACCGGCACCGGCACGATTCACGGTCGCCAGGTCGCCGTCTACAGCCAAGACTTCACGATCTTCGGCGGCTCGCTCGGCGAGGTTGCCGGCGAAAAGATCATCAAGGTCATGGAGCTCGCCATCAAGACGGGTGTGCCGATCATCGGCATCCTCGACTCGGGTGGGGCGCGCATCCAGGAGGGCGTCGTCGCTCTCGGCAAGTACGGCGAGATCTTCCGGCGCAACACGGCTGCCAGCGGCGTGATCCCCCAGATCTCGATCATCTGCGGCCCGGCTGCCGGTGGTGCGGTGTACTCGCCCGCCCTCACCGACTTCGTCATCATGGTCGACAAGACCAGCCAAATGTTCGTCACCGGGCCCGACGTGATCAAGACCGTCACGGGCGAAGACGTCGGCATGGAGGAGCTCGGCGGCGCGCTCACCCACAACCGCACCTCGGGCGTCAGCCACTACCTGGCCCAGGACGAGCACGACGCGTTCGACTACGCGCGCGCCCTGCTCAGCTACCTGCCCGACAACAACCTCGCCGAGCTGCCCCAATACGAGTCGCACGCCGAGCTTGAGATCACCGACGCCGACCGGCGCCTCAACACCATGGTGCCCGACAGCCCCAACCAGCCGTACGACGTGCTCGACATCATCGACCACGTCGTTGACGAGGGCTCTTTCCTCGAAGTGCAGCCGCTGTTCGCGCCCAACATCGTCATCGGCTTCGCCCGCGTCGAGGGCCGCAGCGTCGGCGTGATCGCCAACCAGCCGAACGCCATGGCCGGCACCCTCAACATCGACGCCGGCGAGAAGGCGGCCCGCTTCGTGCGCTTCTGCGACGCGTTCTCGATCCCGATCGTGACCCTCGTCGACGTGCCCGGCTACCTGCCCGGCACCGACCAGGAGTGGACGGGCGTCATCCGCCGCGGCGCCAAGCTCCTGTACGCCTACGCCGAGGCGACCGTTCCGCTGGTGACGGTCATCACGCGCAAGGCCTACGGCGGCGCCTACATCGTCATGGGCTCGAAGCAGCTCGGCGCCGACATGAACCTCGCCTGGCCGACCGCCGAAATCGCGGTCATGGGCGGACAGGGCGCGGTGAACATCCTCTACCGCAACGAGATCAAGGCGGCCGAGGCGAACGGCGAAGACGTCGCCGCCGTGCGCACGCGGCTGGCGAACGAGTACACCTACAACGTCGCGAGCCCGTTCCTCGCGGCCGAGCGCGGCGAGATCGACGGCATCATCGAGCCGGCGGCCACCCGCGCGGCGATCATCAAGGCGCTGCGGGCCCTGAAGGGCAAGCGCGCGAGCCTGCCGCCGAAGAAGCACGGAAACATTCCGCTGTGA
- a CDS encoding acyl-CoA carboxylase epsilon subunit produces MTDTSDTTRDARGASDDDAAVAPALRFVSGHPTDEEVAAVQVVIAAVAAERAARGAERVAPPVNLWERSARAMRAPLMAGPGRWRESRGLRS; encoded by the coding sequence GTGACCGACACCAGCGACACCACTCGGGATGCTCGGGGCGCGTCCGACGACGACGCTGCCGTCGCGCCCGCCCTCCGCTTCGTCTCGGGCCATCCGACCGACGAGGAGGTGGCGGCCGTGCAGGTCGTCATCGCCGCGGTTGCGGCCGAGCGTGCGGCGCGGGGCGCCGAGCGGGTGGCGCCGCCCGTCAACCTGTGGGAGCGCAGCGCCCGCGCGATGCGCGCGCCGCTCATGGCTGGTCCCGGCCGCTGGCGCGAGTCTCGCGGCCTGCGCAGCTGA